CACTGGAACGGGATACCTCCGGGAGACGTCAAAGCATTGACGTTTGGCCCTTGTCCCGGGATCTTGTCCCTAGCCAGAGTTTGTCCCGCTTCAAACCATACTACACACTTAAAACACATGGAAGGCAACGGACGGTACCTGATCCAGGAAAACTTAATTATCCGGGTTATtatggtcacgtgatatacCGTTATATACAGTACAGTACAGTacaatgaatgaatgaataaatGAATAAATGCAGGTTTTAAGCATCCTTGAGCGCGAGCAACGCAGTGTCTTCCAGAGTAACGGAGTTGTCCACGTACCGGAACAACACTGTCTTAAAGCCCCGTGATTGCAGGAACCGCTGGCGGCCCTCGTCCACGATTCGTCTCGCCATGTAGCCTATACGCTTTCTTTCGTTGTGCGTTAGTTTCGTAAAGTGCTCTTCTGCCCCACCGTTAGGGTCCATGTCCGGCCTTAGGCCACAGGTGTAGTATGAACAGAACTTCTTGAGGCACTGGAAGAAGTCTGTGTACGTCATATCAGGACCGTGTTTTGCTAAGAGGTCGCTGATGTAGTCGCGATTCACGTATTCGGACGACTGACACACATGTCTGCAACACATGGCAATAAGAATGCCCTTGAGACCTTTGTTGCATTTTTCGCTGTTCAAAAGACAGCGTAACGATAAGTCCGTAGCTACCCCACATAGATGCTTGGATATGGCAGCATACTCGTGTGCGTCAGGGTTCAGCACAGCATCCAATTTCAAGTCTTTAATGTCTATTTTCTCCCGTCTCAGCGTTACTTCTGAGTCCACATCGGCGCTGAATTTGTTGTCGAACCGGAGTCTCTGAGATGCTCTGTCGATCAAACAAAATGACGGAACATTTTTGGTACCCTCTTTGGGACCTTCCTCGGActcagactcagactcATGTTGTGTCTGATCTAGATGTACTGCAATGTTAACATACCGCGAAAATTCGGCTCTCCCGCACCCGAGCTCAATGAACTGCATATGTTTGTCATTTGACGGCCATAGCGAGGCCTCCTTCAAGTGCTCGATCAATGAAGATTGTTGTCTTGCATGTTTCTTATTGATCAAAGTTTTGTACCGTTCGGTTTGTTCCAAGAgctcgttcttcttctcgaTCAACGGCAACGTTGGCAAATCCTGGAATTCTTGTTCGAATATTCTCTCTATAATCGCTATGGAAGCCACAACTGTCTCGTCTTTTGGCTTGGCATCCGCACTCGCACCATTCGCGATCGAATTGAGTCCCTCTTGAAACCATGGAATGTCGCGACTTTTCGCCTGATATGAGACGTCGTGTCTGAACTTGTTGCACTTGCGCATGTGTACACGTAGTTTGTCAACACTGACGGTATGGGATGGGTCCAGTGGACAGGGCACACGGTCTGAATCATCGGAGTGTTCCGAGCAGAACCGCGAGCCTGCTCGTCTGGTCATTCCGCAttgtctctttttcttcacgAGATAGAACTCGCACTGAAGCCGCTCCTTGTCTACAACAGCACTTGTCATTTCTGGTATATATCTATTAATATCCTGTGACAATCCTCTGTACAGCCTGCACAACGATATATGCTATAGCGTAGCTGATATTCAGATGTGCAGCTAGCTAAATTAAGCTAAGCTCAGCTCAGCTCAGCTCAGCTCATCGCCTGCTTTGAATCTTccatgaaaagaaaaaaaaaaaaaaaaaaaaaagatgggATTACAGATAGGTAGTTAAAGGCAGATCACACACActcaatctctttcttcctcatcatcgtcgttcGTTTTCGGTGATATTTCTAATtggtgtcacgtgatacatTCAGCGGCACTATTGCCGAAAACAGAGTGCTGCCGGCGCCCGCTCGCTGCATACGATGCAAGTGCatgtcatcatcatcatgcACATCACGGATTATTCTCGCCCGTCCTGTCCGTGAATAGTGCATTACCTACgtactactgctactgctactgtcttcttctccatcaCTTTTTTCCTGCG
This genomic interval from Kluyveromyces marxianus DMKU3-1042 DNA, complete genome, chromosome 4 contains the following:
- the TRM13 gene encoding tRNA:m4X modification enzyme; protein product: MTSAVVDKERLQCEFYLVKKKRQCGMTRRAGSRFCSEHSDDSDRVPCPLDPSHTVSVDKLRVHMRKCNKFRHDVSYQAKSRDIPWFQEGLNSIANGASADAKPKDETVVASIAIIERIFEQEFQDLPTLPLIEKKNELLEQTERYKTLINKKHARQQSSLIEHLKEASLWPSNDKHMQFIELGCGRAEFSRYVNIAVHLDQTQHESESESEEGPKEGTKNVPSFCLIDRASQRLRFDNKFSADVDSEVTLRREKIDIKDLKLDAVLNPDAHEYAAISKHLCGVATDLSLRCLLNSEKCNKGLKGILIAMCCRHVCQSSEYVNRDYISDLLAKHGPDMTYTDFFQCLKKFCSYYTCGLRPDMDPNGGAEEHFTKLTHNERKRIGYMARRIVDEGRQRFLQSRGFKTVLFRYVDNSVTLEDTALLALKDA